A part of Patescibacteria group bacterium genomic DNA contains:
- the recG gene encoding ATP-dependent DNA helicase RecG, whose product MLRPESPIGTLTGVGPTAANRLKKLGISTVADLLWHLPFRYEDLSRVEHIADVRGNSTVSIRGRIQLISSRRAAKRKRMLVTEAIVADETGSIKLVWFNQPFLAKALHPGDVLWLAGKVETNIFGTTLVNPTWEKRDNPLHAAGLIPIYPLTDGLTQKQLRNWIAQCLSVVHSLEDILPATVQDAYELLSLSRALQLIHHPASFGDVQAARHRLGFDELLVVHLAVQQERASLAAEPSVRIPFNQQQTVEFVQRLPFTLTPGQKRSAWDILQDMDQPAPMNRLLEGDVGSGKTVVAAIAILNVTTAGFQTAYLAPTEILARQHYQKLTQLLKPFNTRVALFTQASRQVSTQPDKALTRPALVALMAEKKVDLIIGTHALLSKGVGFHSLALVVVDEQHRFGVEQRKTLRAAGNQGIPHFLSLTATPIPRTLALTVYGDLSTSRIPHLPAERKPVKTVVLDNKNRERAYTAIRERCTAGEQAFVICPRITDDPLGAKSATVEYERLRKDILPSLRIGLVHGKLSSKDKEAAMADFTAGKTQVLVATAVVEVGVDIPNATVMLIEGADHFGLAQLHQFRGRIGRGSQASACFLATEATDPETLARLDVLATTQDGFKLAEEDLARRGPGEIWGIQQSGFQPFRVARLSDQKLVEATRAAATTLLQSDPQLTTAPKLAVLVAEKRNLLHPE is encoded by the coding sequence ATGCTCCGCCCCGAATCACCCATTGGCACCCTCACCGGCGTTGGCCCCACGGCCGCGAACCGGCTGAAGAAACTTGGCATTAGCACGGTGGCTGACTTGCTCTGGCACCTGCCCTTCCGATACGAAGATTTGTCCCGCGTGGAGCACATTGCCGACGTGCGGGGAAACAGCACTGTGTCCATCCGCGGCCGCATCCAGCTCATCTCCTCCCGCCGTGCAGCCAAGCGGAAACGTATGCTCGTCACTGAGGCGATTGTGGCCGATGAGACAGGGAGCATTAAGCTCGTCTGGTTCAACCAGCCCTTCCTAGCCAAAGCCCTGCACCCAGGTGATGTGCTATGGCTGGCGGGAAAGGTTGAGACCAACATTTTTGGCACCACGTTGGTCAACCCCACCTGGGAGAAGCGTGACAATCCCCTGCACGCCGCTGGACTCATTCCCATCTACCCGCTAACGGACGGTCTAACGCAGAAGCAACTCCGCAACTGGATTGCCCAGTGCTTGTCCGTCGTCCACAGTCTGGAGGATATCCTTCCCGCCACGGTGCAGGATGCATACGAACTCTTGAGCCTCAGCCGCGCTCTGCAGCTCATCCACCACCCAGCAAGCTTTGGCGATGTGCAAGCTGCGCGGCACCGGCTGGGTTTTGACGAACTCCTGGTGGTACACCTGGCCGTGCAACAAGAACGGGCGAGCTTAGCCGCCGAGCCCAGCGTTCGCATACCCTTCAACCAGCAGCAGACTGTGGAATTCGTGCAGCGGCTCCCCTTCACCCTCACCCCCGGGCAGAAGCGCTCAGCCTGGGACATTCTGCAGGACATGGATCAACCTGCTCCCATGAACCGACTTTTGGAAGGGGACGTGGGTTCGGGAAAAACTGTCGTCGCGGCCATCGCAATTCTGAATGTGACAACCGCTGGGTTCCAAACTGCGTACCTGGCACCTACGGAAATTCTGGCGCGGCAGCACTACCAGAAACTCACCCAACTGCTGAAGCCCTTTAACACGCGCGTGGCGCTCTTCACGCAGGCAAGCAGGCAGGTGAGCACCCAACCAGACAAAGCACTAACACGGCCAGCCCTCGTGGCACTCATGGCAGAAAAGAAAGTGGACTTGATCATTGGCACCCACGCCTTACTCAGCAAAGGGGTTGGGTTTCATTCCCTCGCCCTTGTCGTGGTGGACGAACAGCACCGCTTTGGTGTGGAGCAGCGGAAAACCCTACGCGCGGCTGGCAACCAAGGCATCCCCCATTTTCTCTCACTGACCGCCACACCCATTCCTCGAACACTTGCATTGACCGTGTATGGTGATTTGAGCACCTCCCGCATCCCCCACCTGCCAGCAGAGCGGAAGCCAGTGAAGACTGTGGTACTGGACAACAAGAACCGAGAACGTGCGTACACCGCCATTCGCGAACGCTGCACTGCTGGCGAGCAAGCTTTTGTCATTTGCCCACGCATTACGGATGACCCATTGGGTGCAAAATCCGCTACCGTGGAGTACGAGCGGTTGCGCAAGGACATTCTTCCCAGCCTCCGCATTGGCTTGGTGCATGGCAAACTCTCCAGCAAGGACAAGGAAGCAGCAATGGCAGACTTCACGGCTGGAAAAACCCAAGTGCTGGTGGCCACCGCCGTGGTAGAAGTGGGCGTGGATATTCCTAATGCCACGGTGATGCTCATTGAAGGGGCAGACCACTTTGGCTTGGCACAGCTTCACCAATTCCGCGGCCGCATTGGCCGGGGCAGCCAGGCCAGCGCCTGCTTCTTGGCCACTGAAGCAACGGACCCGGAAACCCTGGCACGTTTGGATGTGCTGGCAACGACCCAGGATGGTTTCAAACTTGCTGAGGAAGACTTGGCCCGGCGTGGACCTGGTGAAATATGGGGGATTCAGCAGAGCGGCTTCCAACCTTTCCGCGTAGCCAGGTTATCTGACCAAAAGCTGGTGGAAGCCACCCGTGCAGCAGCAACGACATTGCTACAATCTGATCCGCAACTGACAACGGCGCCCAAGTTAGCCGTTCTGGTAGCTGAGAAGCGAAACCTACTGCACCCGGAGTAG
- the radA gene encoding DNA repair protein RadA: MKTPDVIFVCTNCDAQYPKWQGRCNECGQWGTITAEANRQSKKKTAIGGKPGKTQAFSDVVGTAVNRLVTGIAEFDRTVGGGIVPGSLILLGGEPGIGKSTLALQITSAIPKPVLYVSGEESASQVKLRYDRLGLKAPHVQFLAETDVPSVLATIEALKPALVIIDSVQTLFDPELPSEAGSMVQVRVSTVKLMEVAKRSHIPVVLIGHVTKEGTIAGPRVLEHLVDCVLTMEGDPHHAYRILRATKNRFGATDEVGVFDMASTGLVEVPNPSERFLAERPADTSGSAIAPVVEGTRSFLLDIQALVSATVFGYPRRVAAGFDLNRLQLLIAVLMKRAGLALGNQDVHLNVVGGFRIDEPAVDLAVCLAIASSLHNVALPAGVAAVGEVGLGGEVRGVSFFERRAGECQKLKFTSLLCPPNAKAANLKGIRLVPVKTVADALRALKIG, from the coding sequence ATGAAGACGCCCGATGTCATTTTTGTTTGCACTAACTGCGACGCCCAGTACCCCAAGTGGCAAGGCCGATGCAATGAGTGTGGCCAGTGGGGGACCATTACTGCAGAAGCGAATCGCCAAAGTAAGAAGAAGACGGCCATAGGTGGCAAACCGGGGAAGACTCAGGCGTTTTCGGATGTCGTTGGCACGGCAGTGAATCGGCTGGTCACGGGCATTGCGGAATTTGACCGAACCGTAGGTGGGGGAATTGTCCCAGGCTCACTCATTCTCCTGGGTGGTGAACCTGGGATTGGAAAATCTACGTTGGCTTTGCAGATTACCAGCGCCATTCCCAAACCCGTCCTGTACGTCTCAGGTGAGGAGTCTGCCAGCCAGGTGAAGCTGCGGTATGACCGTTTGGGGCTCAAAGCGCCGCATGTGCAGTTCCTGGCTGAGACTGATGTACCATCGGTGCTGGCAACCATTGAAGCGCTGAAACCAGCGTTGGTCATTATTGATTCAGTGCAGACGCTGTTTGACCCAGAATTACCATCCGAAGCTGGCTCGATGGTGCAGGTGCGCGTGTCCACGGTGAAGCTCATGGAAGTGGCGAAGCGCTCGCACATTCCCGTGGTACTCATTGGCCATGTCACCAAGGAAGGGACCATTGCCGGCCCCCGCGTGCTGGAGCACCTGGTGGACTGCGTGCTAACTATGGAAGGGGATCCGCATCACGCCTACCGCATTCTCCGGGCAACGAAGAATCGTTTTGGCGCCACAGACGAGGTGGGGGTCTTTGATATGGCCAGTACCGGCCTGGTGGAAGTCCCAAATCCCTCAGAGCGCTTCCTGGCAGAACGGCCAGCAGATACCAGTGGCTCGGCTATTGCCCCAGTGGTGGAAGGCACGCGGAGTTTTTTGCTGGATATACAAGCCTTGGTGAGTGCTACTGTCTTTGGCTACCCCCGCCGGGTGGCAGCGGGGTTTGATTTGAACCGGTTGCAGCTGCTCATTGCCGTGCTCATGAAGCGGGCCGGTCTGGCGCTGGGAAATCAAGACGTGCACCTGAATGTGGTTGGGGGTTTCCGGATTGATGAACCGGCCGTGGATTTAGCCGTGTGCTTGGCTATTGCCTCATCGCTGCACAACGTCGCCTTACCGGCTGGGGTGGCGGCCGTGGGTGAAGTTGGTTTGGGTGGCGAAGTGCGGGGTGTGAGCTTCTTTGAACGCCGAGCAGGTGAATGTCAGAAGTTGAAGTTCACCAGCCTCCTGTGCCCACCCAACGCCAAAGCCGCGAACCTGAAAGGGATTCGCTTGGTGCCAGTGAAGACGGTCGCGGATGCCCTGCGGGCGTTGAAGATAGGCTAG
- a CDS encoding transglycosylase SLT domain-containing protein encodes MRNMIRFAGILVLLVGFWVPKVSQAVIAGCSDLGSTYTSAPCLNNFCGGSICICKTGINAQEDGGEICCADAASNNEQTCFDKQTGTPGREAPTDGPVVGQTQEKNPISFRVTVSLPGSKFLAGQSIAITGETLGEYIAALYFFLVSAAGILAAGMIFYSGIRWLTAGGNRGAVQDAKDHILSSLIGLGLAFGAYLILVTISPKLVKFNSLNVRQVVGQQQTFAEQEVAVDGYKSEQPLGTVSASQSWYTKVYNQYNNFIAPVATNGLDPKLMYAIMLIESSGFERATSKASPPACGLFQLRVSTAQPYLPEKPNLTCADLYDPALNAKASAGYLKTLFSSTCPMRAREKQKDGSYITKQCDQSLTNCKNGDLRYVVAAYNGGAGANCNSASKCPPQRDVSGNIIPDSKKTWWECEKNSGYAQTRNYVQQVLSAYEQIKTFTNP; translated from the coding sequence ATGAGGAACATGATTCGGTTCGCTGGTATTCTGGTGCTGCTCGTTGGTTTTTGGGTACCCAAGGTATCGCAGGCTGTCATTGCTGGGTGTTCAGATTTGGGATCAACCTACACGTCAGCTCCGTGTTTGAACAACTTCTGTGGGGGGAGTATTTGCATTTGTAAAACTGGTATAAATGCTCAGGAGGATGGTGGTGAGATATGTTGCGCTGATGCGGCAAGTAATAATGAGCAAACTTGCTTTGATAAGCAGACTGGAACGCCAGGGCGAGAAGCGCCAACTGATGGTCCGGTTGTTGGTCAGACGCAGGAAAAGAATCCCATTAGTTTCCGGGTAACGGTAAGCTTACCCGGTTCAAAATTTTTGGCAGGCCAGAGTATTGCTATTACCGGAGAGACCTTAGGGGAGTACATTGCCGCCCTCTACTTTTTTTTGGTTAGCGCTGCTGGGATTTTAGCCGCTGGAATGATTTTCTATTCCGGCATCCGGTGGCTGACGGCGGGTGGAAATCGGGGGGCTGTACAGGATGCGAAAGATCACATTCTCTCCTCACTCATTGGCTTGGGCTTGGCTTTTGGCGCGTACCTGATCTTGGTCACCATTAGCCCAAAGTTGGTAAAATTTAACTCTCTGAATGTCCGCCAGGTGGTTGGTCAGCAGCAGACTTTTGCAGAGCAAGAAGTAGCAGTAGATGGTTACAAGAGTGAGCAGCCGCTTGGAACAGTGTCTGCTAGTCAGTCCTGGTATACGAAGGTATACAATCAGTACAATAATTTCATTGCTCCAGTTGCAACCAACGGGCTGGATCCAAAGTTGATGTACGCAATCATGTTGATTGAATCTAGTGGATTTGAAAGAGCTACTTCGAAGGCATCGCCGCCTGCTTGTGGACTCTTTCAGTTGCGGGTAAGTACGGCGCAACCATATCTCCCAGAAAAACCAAATCTCACGTGTGCAGATTTGTATGACCCGGCTTTGAATGCCAAGGCATCTGCGGGGTATTTGAAGACACTCTTCAGTAGCACGTGTCCTATGCGCGCTCGGGAGAAGCAAAAGGATGGTTCATATATCACGAAACAATGTGATCAATCTTTAACGAACTGTAAGAATGGCGATTTACGGTATGTGGTTGCCGCGTACAATGGTGGCGCGGGCGCGAATTGCAATAGTGCGAGCAAATGTCCACCCCAGAGAGATGTGAGCGGCAATATTATTCCAGATTCAAAGAAGACTTGGTGGGAGTGTGAGAAGAATTCTGGGTATGCACAGACACGAAACTATGTTCAACAGGTTTTGAGTGCGTATGAGCAAATAAAGACGTTTACGAATCCATGA
- a CDS encoding DsbA family protein: protein MLDFRRHWLTILSGAAALVLVVFAVSVIKANQGELSQTPRVTSDDPVLGSSGGLKIIVFTDFACEFCKAEVPILKSILADYQKDVQLVFKDAPLPTHPTARRAAEIARCAQDQGKFWQMHDLLFEKQTQLGTIALVDLAKDAEADAAALEQCMTTGGGKARVDASVAESQRMLVNDVPTIFIGDERFTGLQEENTLRQAINGRL from the coding sequence ATGTTGGATTTCCGGCGCCACTGGCTGACAATCCTCTCCGGCGCAGCCGCTCTGGTGCTGGTGGTTTTTGCTGTGAGCGTCATCAAAGCGAACCAAGGCGAATTAAGCCAAACGCCGCGCGTGACCAGCGATGATCCTGTGCTGGGAAGCTCAGGTGGTTTAAAGATCATTGTCTTCACCGATTTTGCCTGTGAGTTTTGCAAAGCCGAAGTGCCCATTCTGAAGAGTATTCTGGCGGACTACCAGAAAGATGTGCAGCTGGTGTTCAAAGATGCGCCTCTGCCCACGCACCCCACGGCCAGACGTGCGGCGGAAATTGCCCGCTGTGCGCAAGACCAGGGGAAGTTCTGGCAAATGCACGACCTGCTTTTTGAAAAGCAAACGCAGCTGGGGACCATTGCTTTGGTAGATTTGGCAAAGGACGCTGAGGCTGATGCCGCAGCTCTGGAGCAATGCATGACCACAGGAGGCGGCAAGGCGCGGGTGGATGCAAGCGTCGCTGAATCTCAGCGGATGTTGGTGAATGATGTGCCAACCATATTCATTGGTGACGAACGATTTACAGGTCTGCAAGAAGAAAATACACTTCGCCAGGCAATAAATGGCCGGCTATGA
- a CDS encoding ATP-binding protein, whose amino-acid sequence MALNLTKRNAPKVEDTQPQQLLTAEEQVQQQESQFQRKRELLEAERIYRRGVVSVRDFIAPAAFKVSPKEVEVGGKLARTQFVITYPRYIAVGWFAPIINLNVPLDIAMFFYPVGSEVVLKQLRNKVGQLEAQILSDAEKGAPRDPIRETALRDIEQLRDNLTQGTEKFFQVALYVTLYADTKEELDKQSDKVEQLFGSKLVFSKRVLFQSEQGFVSTMPLGRDLLQVLFNMNSSPAASSFPFISSDVSSDNGILYGINRHNNSLILFDRFSLQNANFVVFATSGAGKSYAVKLEILRSMMTGTDVLVIDPEREYKYLSDAVGGTYINISLNSESKINPFDLPRPVGGSEKPADIIRAAVITLKGLMRLMLGTLTPEEDSLVDRALIETYAKKDITADSDLSKVEAPLMTDFQEVLSGMVGSDSLVERLKKFTEGTFAGLFNSPTNIELQNQLVVFSVRDLEDELRPIGISMIVSYVWNIVRSQLKKRILVIDEAWWLMQNEDSAKFIYALVKRCRKYYLGVTTITQDVNDFLRSAYGQAIVTNSALQLLMKQSPAGIDMIAKTFMLTQGEKYLLLEAAVGEGIFFAGAKHAAIKVVASYTEDQIITSDPRQLLEIEAAKKEFNDQQADGGPA is encoded by the coding sequence ATGGCACTGAATCTCACCAAACGAAACGCTCCCAAAGTTGAGGATACCCAACCGCAGCAGTTGCTGACTGCTGAAGAGCAGGTGCAGCAGCAGGAATCTCAATTTCAACGGAAGCGAGAGCTTCTGGAAGCTGAGCGGATTTACCGTCGAGGCGTGGTCTCGGTGCGGGACTTCATTGCCCCTGCGGCTTTCAAGGTAAGCCCCAAGGAAGTGGAAGTGGGCGGCAAGCTGGCGCGGACGCAGTTTGTCATCACCTACCCGCGGTACATTGCCGTGGGCTGGTTTGCGCCCATCATCAACCTGAATGTCCCGTTGGACATTGCCATGTTTTTCTACCCTGTGGGGTCAGAAGTCGTTTTGAAGCAGCTCCGAAACAAAGTGGGCCAGCTGGAGGCGCAAATTCTCTCGGATGCGGAGAAAGGCGCCCCGCGTGATCCAATTCGGGAAACTGCCTTGCGCGATATTGAGCAACTGCGTGATAACTTGACCCAAGGCACGGAGAAGTTCTTCCAAGTGGCTTTGTACGTCACGCTGTACGCAGATACCAAAGAAGAGCTGGACAAGCAGAGCGACAAGGTGGAGCAGCTCTTTGGTTCCAAACTGGTGTTCAGCAAACGGGTGCTCTTCCAGTCGGAGCAAGGATTTGTGTCCACCATGCCCCTGGGCCGGGACTTGCTGCAAGTGCTGTTCAACATGAATTCCTCCCCGGCAGCCAGCAGCTTCCCCTTCATTTCTTCGGACGTCTCGTCAGATAACGGCATTCTCTACGGCATTAACCGGCACAATAACTCCCTCATCCTCTTTGACCGGTTTAGCTTGCAGAATGCAAACTTCGTGGTATTCGCCACGTCTGGTGCGGGAAAGAGCTACGCGGTGAAACTGGAAATTCTGCGCTCCATGATGACCGGAACCGACGTTCTGGTCATTGACCCAGAGCGGGAGTACAAGTACCTGTCCGATGCGGTGGGCGGGACGTACATTAACATTTCCCTCAACTCAGAATCCAAGATCAACCCCTTTGACCTACCTCGCCCGGTTGGCGGGTCGGAAAAGCCTGCAGACATCATTCGCGCTGCAGTCATCACCCTCAAAGGTTTGATGCGGCTCATGCTTGGCACACTCACCCCTGAGGAGGACTCATTAGTTGACCGGGCACTCATTGAAACGTACGCCAAGAAGGACATTACCGCGGACAGTGATTTGTCCAAGGTGGAAGCCCCACTCATGACTGATTTCCAGGAAGTGCTCAGCGGCATGGTGGGGTCAGACTCCCTGGTGGAACGGCTAAAGAAGTTTACGGAAGGGACGTTTGCGGGTTTGTTCAATAGTCCCACCAACATTGAACTACAGAACCAGCTGGTGGTGTTCTCGGTTCGTGATTTGGAGGATGAACTCCGGCCCATTGGCATTTCCATGATTGTTTCCTACGTGTGGAACATTGTCCGCTCGCAGTTGAAGAAGCGTATCCTGGTCATTGACGAAGCGTGGTGGCTCATGCAGAACGAAGATTCAGCCAAGTTCATCTACGCACTGGTGAAACGCTGCCGCAAGTACTACCTGGGGGTGACCACCATTACCCAGGATGTGAATGACTTCCTACGTTCTGCGTACGGTCAAGCCATTGTGACCAACTCTGCCTTGCAGCTACTCATGAAGCAGTCCCCGGCTGGCATTGATATGATCGCCAAGACTTTCATGCTCACCCAAGGAGAGAAGTACCTGCTGCTGGAAGCCGCGGTGGGCGAAGGGATATTCTTCGCCGGCGCCAAGCACGCCGCCATCAAAGTTGTGGCCTCGTACACCGAAGATCAAATTATTACTTCCGACCCACGTCAGCTCTTGGAAATTGAAGCTGCGAAGAAAGAGTTTAACGACCAGCAAGCTGACGGTGGCCCCGCCTAA
- a CDS encoding PrgI family protein: MQFVVPQFIDVESKILGPLTARQFVLILFWALAGFLTFRLASFFTFIFLFILESGVTFLFAFIKINGRLFHHFILSLLQTFRQPRTRIWHKEDTEFEFRFVAPQLKKAVAAIPTKQPLNASRLNQIALVVDTGGAYNEAGEVVAHELKRANG, from the coding sequence ATGCAATTCGTCGTCCCCCAATTCATTGATGTGGAGAGCAAAATTCTGGGTCCGCTGACCGCCAGGCAGTTTGTCCTCATTCTCTTCTGGGCCTTAGCAGGCTTTCTCACCTTCCGCCTGGCGTCCTTCTTCACGTTCATCTTCCTCTTCATCTTGGAATCTGGGGTCACCTTCCTGTTCGCCTTTATTAAAATTAACGGTAGACTCTTCCACCATTTCATTCTTTCACTTCTGCAAACCTTTCGGCAGCCGCGCACGCGCATTTGGCACAAAGAGGATACGGAGTTTGAATTTCGGTTTGTTGCCCCGCAGCTGAAGAAAGCCGTAGCCGCCATACCCACCAAGCAGCCGCTCAACGCTTCCCGCCTGAACCAAATTGCCCTGGTGGTTGATACGGGTGGGGCGTACAACGAAGCTGGTGAAGTCGTCGCCCATGAATTGAAACGCGCCAATGGCTAG
- the rsmA gene encoding 16S rRNA (adenine(1518)-N(6)/adenine(1519)-N(6))-dimethyltransferase RsmA — MNRKEKRRLRRTPSIPGLKPKKHLSQNFLMDDEVLESIVDAADLQPNDQILEIGAGTGILTQALVPLVQRVVAVEIDESLLPGLHKLAAAHPNLTILPGDIMQLGFAVLEKAFSRVPYKVVANVPYHITSAIIKKFLDSPAPPTSLTLLVQAEVAERICALPGHMSLLSLSVQLFGEPAIVAKVPATAFWPAPDVDSAVLHIDTYAKPLFAAEVRQKIFTLAKAGFANRRKTLANSLSSSLRTRREIVEKALKILEIEPLQRAQELTLDQWAWLTTKLDV, encoded by the coding sequence ATGAATCGAAAAGAGAAAAGGCGGCTACGACGCACCCCCTCCATACCTGGTCTCAAGCCCAAAAAGCACCTGAGCCAGAATTTTTTGATGGATGACGAGGTGCTGGAAAGCATTGTTGATGCTGCAGATCTTCAGCCCAATGACCAGATTTTGGAGATTGGCGCGGGGACAGGCATTCTGACGCAAGCTCTGGTTCCGTTGGTACAACGGGTTGTGGCTGTAGAAATTGATGAAAGTTTACTCCCGGGTCTGCACAAACTCGCTGCTGCGCATCCAAACCTCACCATCCTCCCAGGTGACATCATGCAGCTTGGGTTCGCTGTCTTGGAAAAAGCATTTTCCCGTGTACCGTACAAAGTCGTGGCCAATGTGCCGTACCACATTACTTCCGCAATAATAAAAAAGTTTTTGGATTCGCCAGCGCCACCCACATCACTCACACTCCTTGTCCAAGCAGAAGTTGCGGAGCGTATCTGCGCTTTGCCGGGGCACATGTCTTTGCTGAGTCTCAGCGTGCAGCTCTTTGGCGAACCAGCAATTGTTGCCAAAGTGCCCGCCACGGCGTTTTGGCCTGCGCCGGACGTGGATTCCGCAGTTCTCCACATTGACACCTATGCAAAACCCTTGTTCGCCGCGGAGGTCCGTCAGAAAATCTTCACTTTAGCCAAGGCAGGGTTTGCAAATCGCCGAAAAACCTTAGCGAATAGCCTGTCTAGCAGCCTTCGTACTCGTCGAGAAATCGTTGAAAAAGCCTTAAAAATCTTAGAAATTGAGCCACTGCAGCGAGCACAAGAATTAACGTTAGATCAGTGGGCTTGGCTAACCACCAAACTTGACGTATAG
- a CDS encoding MFS transporter, with amino-acid sequence MFHKFRAIPHYFSKHPSHELKELYWSVGIMDFANSAVALFEPIYLWTQGYSIAQILLFYAAVYFGYTVLIPLGGRIAAKHGFEHAIFGSQFAFIAYYVALFALPHFSWLIYVAPLIFAIQKSLYWPAYHADFALFSARDQRGREVSGYLTLNAIVTILGPIAGGIIVKFFGFTTLFVIVAALFLISSIPLLKLKEVYDPKPFSYKKYWKLLWKPTHRRSALAYFGFGEELVALVLWPIFIFTVMKGFADTGVAIAVSTFVTTAIVLVIGKYSDRISKLRVLRLGTWLLAGVWLLRAIVRFTPLSIVLFDIAGRTSKNLVGVPLLAMTYEHGVREDPLAIAVYFEQSLAIGKFLTAIALLGLFHFFNTWSVIFIVSGLVTLLYQFLRAPEPLPSAPKQTRA; translated from the coding sequence ATGTTCCATAAATTTCGGGCAATCCCGCACTACTTTTCCAAGCACCCCAGCCATGAGCTGAAGGAACTGTACTGGTCCGTGGGTATCATGGATTTCGCAAACTCTGCCGTTGCCCTGTTTGAACCCATTTACCTGTGGACCCAGGGGTACTCCATTGCGCAAATTCTCCTCTTCTACGCAGCGGTCTACTTTGGCTATACCGTGCTCATTCCTTTGGGCGGACGCATTGCAGCTAAGCACGGCTTTGAGCATGCAATTTTTGGCAGCCAGTTTGCCTTCATTGCGTACTACGTTGCGCTGTTTGCGTTGCCGCATTTTAGCTGGCTCATCTACGTTGCACCGCTCATTTTCGCCATCCAAAAGTCACTGTACTGGCCGGCTTACCACGCTGATTTTGCCCTGTTCTCAGCCCGGGATCAGCGGGGGAGAGAAGTGTCTGGGTACCTCACCCTCAATGCGATTGTCACCATTTTGGGGCCAATTGCCGGTGGCATTATTGTGAAATTCTTTGGCTTTACCACGCTCTTCGTCATTGTTGCCGCGCTGTTCCTCATTTCCTCCATTCCGCTACTCAAGCTCAAAGAGGTCTACGATCCCAAACCTTTTTCGTACAAGAAGTATTGGAAGTTGCTCTGGAAGCCAACGCATCGGCGCAGTGCACTGGCGTACTTTGGTTTTGGCGAAGAACTGGTTGCGCTTGTGCTCTGGCCAATTTTCATTTTCACGGTTATGAAAGGTTTTGCCGACACCGGGGTGGCAATTGCCGTTTCTACATTCGTCACCACGGCAATTGTGCTGGTCATTGGGAAGTACTCAGATCGCATTTCCAAACTTCGCGTGCTCCGCTTGGGGACCTGGCTCCTGGCGGGTGTGTGGTTGTTGCGTGCAATTGTGCGGTTTACCCCGCTGAGCATTGTGCTCTTTGATATCGCCGGCAGAACGTCCAAGAATTTGGTGGGTGTACCCCTCTTGGCCATGACCTACGAGCACGGGGTTCGGGAAGATCCTTTGGCCATCGCCGTGTACTTTGAGCAATCGCTTGCCATTGGTAAATTTCTCACGGCCATTGCTTTGCTTGGACTTTTCCACTTCTTCAATACCTGGTCGGTCATTTTCATTGTCAGCGGTCTGGTGACCCTGCTGTACCAGTTCCTTCGGGCGCCTGAACCATTGCCATCAGCGCCAAAGCAGACCCGCGCATGA
- a CDS encoding L-threonylcarbamoyladenylate synthase, which produces MLILTTRRTRPDPAVIKQALAVLMAGGVVAYPTDTAYGLAVDATNEEAIGKLFIMKHRPQKPLPVLVSGARMAAQYATIDAVAKPFLKQYWPGAVTFILPSKKVLPIALTLHFTGVGLRHADQPVAQALVRGLNKPITSTSANISGKGVFYSGQEVARHFEQQPMQPDLIIDVGDIPEEPPSTIVDLTSQPPKVFRQGSVQVTIGGKAKSRKR; this is translated from the coding sequence ATGCTCATCCTCACTACCCGACGAACTCGGCCAGACCCCGCAGTGATCAAGCAGGCGTTGGCTGTGCTCATGGCTGGCGGGGTGGTGGCGTATCCAACCGATACGGCGTACGGTTTGGCCGTGGATGCCACCAATGAGGAAGCAATTGGGAAGTTGTTCATCATGAAGCATCGGCCGCAGAAGCCGCTGCCCGTCTTGGTGAGTGGCGCGCGGATGGCTGCGCAGTACGCGACCATTGATGCTGTTGCGAAGCCATTTTTGAAGCAGTACTGGCCCGGCGCGGTTACCTTCATTTTGCCGTCCAAGAAAGTGCTGCCCATTGCGCTCACGCTGCACTTCACCGGCGTTGGACTGCGGCATGCAGATCAGCCTGTTGCTCAAGCGTTGGTGCGTGGTCTGAACAAGCCCATCACCAGCACCAGCGCCAACATTTCTGGAAAAGGGGTGTTCTACAGTGGCCAGGAAGTTGCTCGGCACTTTGAGCAGCAACCCATGCAGCCCGACCTCATCATTGATGTAGGTGATATCCCTGAAGAACCACCATCCACGATTGTTGACCTCACTAGTCAGCCACCGAAGGTCTTTCGGCAAGGGTCGGTGCAGGTGACCATTGGTGGGAAAGCAAAAAGCCGCAAACGTTAA